The following proteins are co-located in the Peromyscus maniculatus bairdii isolate BWxNUB_F1_BW_parent chromosome 23, HU_Pman_BW_mat_3.1, whole genome shotgun sequence genome:
- the LOC143270630 gene encoding mitochondrial assembly of ribosomal large subunit protein 1-like — translation MGPGWSPSRRLWPLLWCGVVLQRAGPAVSSAPRLPRLAERWLSAGPATGLPPRLARGLHRGPRPEERSDGEAGPQPGAADHIGTKFDIDMLVSLLRQENARDICVIKVPPEMRYTDYFVIGSGTSSRHLHAMAYYIVKMYKHLKCRSDPHVKIEGKDTDDWLCVDFGSMVIHLMLPETRETYELEKLWTLRSFDDQLAQIAAETLPEDFILGLEDDTLSLTPVEFNVNETE, via the coding sequence ATGGGTCCTGGCTGGTCGCCTTCCCGGCGCCTGTGGCCGCTGCTCTGGTGCGGGGTGGTCTTGCAGCGAGCGGGCCCGGCGGTGTCTTCGGCTCCCCGGCTTCCTCGGCTGGCAGAGCGATGGCTTTCGGCGGGGCCCGCGACCGGCCTGCCCCCGAGGCTGGCGCGCGGCCTGCACCGTGGGCCTCGGCCTGAGGAGCGGAGCGATGGCGAGGCTGGCCCGCAGCCGGGAGCCGCAGATCACATTGGCACCAAGTTTGACATCGACATGCTGGTTTCACTTCTGAGGCAAGAAAATGCAAGAGACATTTGTGTGATCAAGGTTCCTCCAGAAATGAGATACACAGACTACTTTGTCATCGGTAGTGGGACTTCCAGCCGACACTTACATGCTATGGCCTACTACATTGTGAAGATGTATAAACACCTAAAATGTAGAAGTGATCCGCATGTCAAGATTGAAGGGAAGGACACGGATGACTGGCTATGTGTGGATTTTGGCAGTATGGTGATCCATTTGATGCTTCCAGAAACCAGAGAAACCTATGAATTAGAGAAACTATGGACTCTACGTTCTTTTGATGACCAGTTAGCTCAGATAGCAGCTGAGACGTTACCTGAAGACTTCATTCTTGGACTAGAAGATGACACCTTATCCCTGACTCCAGTGGAGTTTAATGTGAATGAAACAGAGTGA